The Cyclopterus lumpus isolate fCycLum1 chromosome 6, fCycLum1.pri, whole genome shotgun sequence genome contains a region encoding:
- the tasor2 gene encoding uncharacterized protein tasor2 isoform X2: MESGNGGTSSKGVLVPVSEQCDVFQSSILAPLKNAYLYEESKQSFRYKSAVLVQNPALEEKYNAFREKRREVGYSEEDLKESYGFLLFEDTNQANALSEIGVLPGNSTCTTLGDPSKGVYISMYSDCLDLNRWYHGKSGYVAIIRLTKGRVKRVLENYTQNFTAPTVGFDCHVSEQLPSVSSKTSSFLAFERTQYYMYELLDDGRNVTTQSPSAACPIAIVSFSYTDTKATLEASQEKSEEKKIVCQYFPWRGQLQIGPQVYEVGLRSTAGALIPAVLPPIVEIRRVISMLNLRQLLPRAVFETCFYGEVFLDGLYFSLCELVSSEVEETHSLSLLLREIKEKDLALTIQLNDGGFLILLHSSHFLKYDDTGSSATDVLQGMFVFPNSQVIQRDTKFRERKFAMSSEIRQVLPVLSYAEAEVEKTPFDPSEEFCEVLAQHMQTYAALINPGLASSPTREVSIFPDQYDVPDAHKHLYSSPEWTNKAWQSFRSYLNKPDSFQLPVSKASEILAAGQEERMEDLDDDVYICLSSPEEQPDKSVSMESEDQLTVQISPVNSETPVDSCITNTESQVDFITVPQNVVPDDVQVGDTSKDTAKSELSVLNKTDDMGAKNLLTPSTSDDLPAELIVSITSAEQTITNEGLSMISTVSATKQNYFQLSVFSTAKLQTEEVNCRKEVNVAPKKFLDCPGFTKNKRRGRRGHYKSRKKVSKACVETPSLQIPVEDDNLKSRKEFRAKGSSGHPKFSPPSNVDRRKVQMRMCKFRQLSINEKVNSASIGLAVPDEKKTDPGQQSLESTISMDIEAYPLRKKTERWDLKPVISECGRILVPHGSVDFADQIKFLKDKLQSTKDEQCLEKMLIDTFVNDSDEIVQESDPTQETAVGKTEATTSKDGGNHLQRVVNNVIPGHSILVPSDDGKGSLILNSESSEHFSRTDGTATPPSEAVKEKHTDTLSPGKIAKKGEFLLSKLKSVLLRGKRKTDLLVSEETTADTAQDTEPCLKKGKVDLQARNLKSNYTITSVQDTNVCVKEVSKMLSVDPIFAYALGLTPRETVDKIPKTDGRDIQQEQTVLDKQLQIIHRPPPIFPRRGRIKTLKKHQGISTEYVKQKWWLHFQTPTCIASEKHKFKECTRANSVRKTVKKKINSACSSTDALSLLADLALSANNDQVPPQPDPALERKTETSLKKCDLSKDHTSAEQESVLHSLLRQPAARPMRPLESTSPNHLVEVSEWVGLVSKEHAYSLPPSSSLLLGLPGTPFQVSPLSGSTRLLRHHHTMYGNEIKTLPPSVGKEDSSEQNHRTPEYLKKHLVRRRKFRHSRTFVNKDGSIQVTKQWKENYDFDLDSKFSNDSKDRTIVRALHGPWDFSMQDTSEEVRLIVHMWIGLFYSRSTSRFFNLDSSPFSEESDSLSIEMASAQAPFELKANSFAPFPSITDTSISKILDFSKKEDSMLDQGSGILDLSLRNTNAEIVSPDPQAKRKETFASIDRKEASEILNALKSSVGPQEANAIQHTRHYHKASPLDDISQGESSFYPGPERCAQLCIVGAILPQPLPPKHSKKMVHSTEIINEVNDVRRAYENKRTCTPLEKAGSLEHTDVSSCKGDETIISVQEEMEKVSVQPENNETASGISYVLHGYNNKKTDMKDGIENSEATEMSLVQKHEKDSAKSVTDEEVDSNREAGDVLHTVEHDETESKDGENLEVKEKDGRLEHTDVPSCKEDETIISVREEMEKVSVQQENNQMASGISHVLHGYNNKKTDMKDGIENSEATEMSLVQTNEKDSSKSVTDEEVDSNREVGDVLHTVEHAETESKDGENWDVKEKAGSLEHTDVPSCKGDETIICVREEMEKVSVQQENNQTASGISHVLHGYNNKKMDTKDGIENSEATEMSLVQKHEKDSSKSVTDEEVDSNREVGDVLHTVEHAETESKDGENWDVKEKAGSLEHTDVPSCKGDETIICVREEMEKVSVQQENNQTASGISHVLHGYNNKKMDTKDGIENSEATEISLVQKHEKHSSKSVTDKEVDSNRETVDVLHTVEHDETESKDGENWEVKQKPYQEGNVKQSPEVIHANEDPTNEELGVVCNGNVLENENQLPTEELKAVSPDKTENVNDDVEVMKAEDHIGKEDRLCEKDSCVSPVQTDRDLSEQPVPMMFDGPDSVKMDCITESNPEPPLDEQPPQADNKEGACNALQLRNLCANGSANDHAISEKCTHAPSKMNPFSEEPAVENRLEKDIYLADKVHYQKLELPMSDDNKCKDGPIPQTNDKVMPNFNWSGDDDEDLDTKSIKGEQEADNTTEKNVFHHQAHSPQCEAEEELTKETDLKQIDKTNEALEKIHSMVVIPFIGIDTSGEDTVQPHDSHSQSKVEEVVQDQDEIPFISETTSHETDLPTGVCSESKMDAQKAELSVGKILLSVIDVSNTNHPGTESDDQCATPTMDEKPYVYLTCSASPLTQKRLSRGSTSMKDEMSHRSTVNCDANPHHNLHPDLELRTLRVLQSIDKFLSKSSHSDTSSQIETADMKRTLDETAKPRSKNITSCFSPSHTSFNSNDKIMSNTAPAVVSASTSQEINTESADPFPLSPFKSKLEEVLGVKLLLLKTESSVQDYFERTDTIQETSPGQEYGQPYISGPSTESMQAINLNVDQDIHTTTSQKHLNQQPRSYSQRPVMAVKPCQSDENQGISIDRQIENAVMSHFSKDKQTETPKVTYTIPTTMLLVKNTESPKRTSEGVNEVKQEASELSTKSSWLSNVSDSKSQDISKLNKIPSSLPGQSFKSANGSYKFNDGNQGSVEKVGQTIKKSIQMIQKDCSDASTSHADKHDGAIIDDSLFLGPQSSLICTVYNTTRKRSHSFLEQVSQRCIQDDLTEASMEQECLIFSEKMKHLLKRSKRGPLSQLDMHDKLNLSCASPVTVHFCSLEEQEDSVDQLNTHLNTRSLVGQKIKVHMPERKDLTEKEKTLRLQNISPGTGNPMEHAGVSGVTSECASMYRAMMTDVCAVKKVPSRPQHFRMDRGYPKTEPGNHFDFYDQMKKELDKSFRSNLNSVVKKSCKTKYRFYILVTSDDAFFEETKAQLEAEGHTAVQPFQFFLAEESSSSLLIILRNEDIAEHICEVPHLLKLKTSPGVQFAGIDEPDDVVNLTHQELFTRGGFIMFDRAALEPLSLCTMKKMSEILQEFSGTGKWKWMMHYGDSRRLKENARLSVEAKEKKHFLNFCLEAGLLEVLPYHECDLMSRDLPDYLTCLVRLQVQNISARYPVFITDATTDSAFGKNGILTMTLQSFLTYSPSETFTV; this comes from the exons ATGGAAAGTGGGAATGGTGGTACCTCGAGTAAAG GTGTTTTAGTACCTGTCTCAGAACAATGTGACGTCTTTCAAAGCAGTATTTTGGCTCCACTTAAAAATGCGTATTTGTACGAGGAGTCAAAACAATCTTTCAGGTACAAGTCTGCTGTCTTGGTACAAAATCCAGCACTTGAAGAAAAG TATAATGCTTTccgagaaaagagaagagaagtagGTTATTCAGAGGAGGACCTGAAGGAATCTTATGGGTTTTTGCTGTTTGAAGATACCAACCAG GCGAATGCACTAAGTGAAATTGGTGTGCTCCCTGGAAACAGCACATGTACAACTCTTGGAGATCCTTCGAAAG GTGTTTACATATCAATGTACTCTGACTGTCTGGATCTTAACCGCTGGTATCATGGGAAGTCTGGATACGTTGCCATCATCAGGCTGACAAAG GGTAGAGTTAAAAGGGTTTTAGAGAACTACACCCAGAACTTCACTGCGCCCACTGTGGGGTTTGACTGTCATGTGTCCGAACAGTTGCCCTCAGTATCTTCCAAAACTAGCTCTTTTCTTGCCTTTGAGAGAACTCAG TATTACATGTATGAGCTGCTAGATGATGGAAGAAATGTGACGACTCAATCTCCCAGCGCTGCCTGTCCTATTGCCATTGTGTCATTTTCATATACGGATACCAAAGCAACACTCGAAGCATCACAGGAGAAAAG tgaggagaaaaaaatcG TTTGTCAATACTTTCCGTGGAGGGGTCAGCTTCAAATAGGCCCGCAGGTCTATGAGGTTGGGCTGCGATCTACAGCAGGGGCCTTGATTCCTGCCGTACT GCCACCCATTGTTGAAATACGCAGAGTCATTTCCATGTTGAATCTGCGACAGCTGCTGCCAAGGGCGGTCTTTGAAACCTGCTTTTATGGAGAAG TCTTTCTGGATGGCTTATACTTCAGTCTGTGTGAGTTGGTGTCTTCTGAGGTTGAGGAaacccactctctctctttacttCTGCGGGAGATCAAGGAGAAAGATCTT GCTCTCACTATTCAGCTGAATGATGGTGGTTTTCTCATCCTGTTGCACTCCTCCCATTTCCTCAAATATGATG ATACTGGGTCCAGTGCTACTGATGTCCTGCAgggcatgtttgtgtttccaaACTCACAAGTCATACAGAGAG ACACTAAATTTCGAGAGAGAAAGTTTGCCATGTCATCTGAAATCCGGCAGGTTCTACCAGTGCTAAGTTATGCAGAGGCCGAAGTTGAGAAAACACCTTTTGACCCAAGTGAAGAATTCTGTGAAGTCTTGGCGCAGCATATGCAGACTTACGCAGCACTGATCAatcctgggttggcatcaagtcCCACAAGAGAAGTCAGCATCTTTCCTGATCAGTATGATGTGCCGGATGCTCACAAGCACCTCTACTCATCTCCGGAGTGGACTAACAAGGCATGGCAGAGCTTCAGGTCATACCTGAACAAACCAGACTCTTTTCAACTGCCAGTGTCCAAGGCTTCAGAAATCCTGGCAgctggacaagaggagagaaTGGAAGACCTTGATGATGATGTCTACATCTGTCTCTCATCTCCTGAGGAGCAACCAGACAAATCTGTTAGCATGGAGTCAGAAGACCAGTTGACAGTCCAGATATCTCCTGTAAACAGTGAAACACCTGTGGACAGTTGTATAACAAACACAGAATCACAAGTTGACTTCATAACTGTGCCACAAAATGTTGTACCAGATGATGTGCAAGTTGGAGATACAAGCAAAGACACTGCCAAATCTGAGCTGAGCGTGCTAAATAAAACTGATGACATGGGGGCAAAAAATCTCCTGACTCCTTCTACATCAGATGACCTTCCTGCAGAGCTGATTGTCAGCATTACTTCAGCAGAGCAAACTATCACTAATGAGGGTTTAAGTATGATTAGTACTGTGTCTGCCACAAAGCAAAATTACTTTcagctttctgttttttcaACAGCCAAATTACAAACAGAAGAAGTGAACTGTCGGAAGGAGGTGAATGTTGCACCCAAAAAGTTTTTGGATTGTCCCGGGTTCACAAAAAACAAACGGAGGGGACGCAGGGGACATTACAAAAGTCGGAAGAAGGTATCTAAAGCTTGCGTTGAAACTCCCAGTTTACAAATACCAGTGGAGGATGACAACTTGAAGAGTCGGAAGGAATTCCGGGCAAAGGGATCATCAGGCCACCCTAAGTTCAGTCCTCCTTCCAATGTTGATCGAAGGAAAGTACAAATGCGAATGTGCAAATTTAGACAACTATCAATAAATGAAAAGGTAAACTCGGCTTCTATTGGATTAGCAGTAccagatgagaaaaaaacagaccCTGGACAGCAGAGCTTGGAAAGCACAATTTCTATGGACATTGAAGCTTATCCTCTGAGGAAGAAAACGGAGCGCTGGGACTTAAAGCCGGTCATCAGCGAATGTGGAAGAATTTTGGTTCCTCATGGCTCTGTAGATTTTGCTGATCAGATTAAGTTTTTAAAGGATAAACTTCAATCTACAAAAGATGAACAGTGTCTTGAAAAAATGTTGATTGATACCTTTGTGAATGACTCGGATGAAATAGTGCAAGAGTCCGATCCTACTCAGGAGACAGCAGTGGGCAAAACAGAGGCCACAACATCCAAGGATGGAGGGAACCATCTTCAACGTGTTGTCAACAATGTTATTCCTGGACACAGCATTTTAGTACCGTCAGATGATGGCAAGGGTTCATTGATTTTGAATTCAGAGAGTAGTGAGCATTTTTCAAGGACTGATGGCACAGCAACTCCTCCCTCGGAAGcagttaaagaaaaacacactgatACCCTCTCCCCGGGAAAGATTGCAAAAAAGGGTGAATTTCTGTTGAGTAAATTAAAATCAGTTCTTCTACgaggaaagagaaaaactgATCTCCTCGTCTCAGAGGAAACGACTGCAGATACTGcccaagacactgaaccctgtCTCAAGAAGGGCAAAGTTGACTTACAAGCTAGGAACCTGAAGAGTAATTATACAATTACAAGTGTCCAGGATACCAATGTGTGTGTCAAGGAAGTTTCAAAGATGCTTTCAGTTGACCCTATTTTTGCATATGCATTAGGACTGACCCCTAGAGAGACAGTAGATAAGATACCGAAAACCGACGGTCGAGATATTCAACAAGAGCAAACTGTTTTAGACAAACAACTTCAAATCATACACAGGCCTCCACCAATCTTTCCGCGAAGGGGAAGGATTAAAACGCTCAAAAAGCATCAAGGCATCTCTACGGAATATGTTAAACAGAAAT GGTGGTTGCATTTTCAAACCCCAACTTGTATTGccagtgaaaaacacaaattcaaAGAGTGTACTAGGGCTAATTCTGTCAGGAAGACTGTTAAGAAAAAAATTAACAGTGCTTGCTCATCTACAGATGCTTTGAGCTTACTTGCTGACTTGGCACTCAGTGCCAATAATGACCAGGTTCCACCACAACCAGACCCAGCACTTGAAAGAAAAACTGAGACAAGTTTGAAGAAGTGTGACCTTTCGAAAGATCATACCAGTGCTGAGCAAGAGTCAGTTCTTCATTCTCTGCTTAGACAGCCTGCTGCTAGACCCATGCGGCCTCTTGAGTCTACTTCACCAAACCATCTTGTGGAAGTCAGTGAATGGGTTGGTTTGGTATCTAAAGAACATGCTTACTCATTGCCCCCGTCTTCCTCTCTACTGTTGGGTTTGCCAGGTACACCTTTCCAGGTATCCCCTTTAAGTGGTTCTACTAGACTGCTGCGCCATCACCATACAATGTATGGCAATGAAATTAAaactctacctccttctgtcgGAAAGGAAGACAGTAGTGAACAAAACCACAGAACTCCAGAATACCTGAAAAAACACTTGGTGCGCAGAAGAAAGTTCAGACACTCCCGCACCTTTGTTAACAAGGATGGATCTATCCAAGTCACAAAGCAATGGAAAGAAAACTATGACTTTGATCTGGACAGCAAGTTTTCAAATGACTCTAAGGATAGAACTATCGTCCGAGCTTTACATGG CCCTTGGGATTTCTCCATGCAAGACACCAGTGAAGAGGTGCGGCTCATCGTCCACATGTGGATAGGTCTGTTCTACAGCCGGTCAACATCCAGGTTCTTTAATCTTGACTCATCCCCATTTTCAGAAGAGAGTGATTCTTTGTCCATTGAAATGGCATCGGCTCAAGCTCCGTTTGAGCTCAAGGCCAATTCATTTGCACCTTTCCCGAGTATTACAGACACTTCGATTTCAAAGATTTTGGACTTCAGCAAAAAAGAAGACTCTATGTTGGACCAAGGATCGGGGATTTTGGATTTGTCACTAAGAAACACCAATGCAGAGATTGTCAGTCCAGATCcacaagcaaaaagaaaagagactttTGCGTCCATTGATCGGAAAGAAGCAAGTGAAATATTAAACGCACTCAAGTCATCTGTGGGACCACAGGAGGCAAATGCAATACAG CATACAAGGCATTACCACAAGGCAAGCCCCCTGGATGACATCAGCCAAGGAGAGTCAAGCTTCTATCCAGGACCTGAGAGATGTGCCCAACTATGTATAGTTGGTGCTATTCTGCCTCAACCCCTTCCACCAAAG CATTCCAAAAAGATGGTACACTCCACAGAGATCATAAATGAGGTGAATGATGTCAGAAGGGCCTATGAAAATAAGAGGACTTGTACCCCATTGGAAAAAGCTGGGAGTCTGGAGCACACCGATGTATCATCTTGTAAAGGGGATGAAACGATTATTTCTGTACAAGAAGAAATGGAAAAGGTGTCCGTTCAGccagaaaataatgaaacagCGTCAGGAATTAGCTATGTGTTACATGGATACAACAATAAGAAGACGGATATGAAAGATGGGATAGAAAATTCAGAAGCGACAGAGATGAGTTTAgtacaaaaacatgaaaaggaTTCAGCCAAATCTGTAACAGACGAAGAGGTAGACTCCAACAGAGAAGCAGGTGATGTGCTTCATACAGTTGAGCATGATGAAACTGAATCCAAAGATGGGGAAAACTtggaagtgaaagaaaaagatgggCGTCTGGAGCATACCGATGTACCATCTTGTAAAGAGGATGAAACGATCATTTCTGTACGAGAAGAAATGGAAAAGGTGTCCGTTCAgcaagaaaataatcaaatggCTTCAGGAATTAGCCATGTGTTACATGGATACAACAATAAGAAGACGGATATGAAAGATGGGATCGAAAATTCAGAAGCTACAGAGATGAGTTTAgtacaaacaaatgaaaaggatTCATCCAAATCTGTAACAGACGAAGAGGTAGACTCCAACAGAGAAGTAGGTGATGTGCTTCATACAGTTGAGCATGCTGAAACTGAATCCAAAGATGGGGAAAACTGGGACGTGAAAGAAAAAGCTGGGAGTCTGGAGCACACCGATGTACCATCTTGTAAAGGGGATGAAACAATCATTTGTGTACGAGAAGAAATGGAAAAGGTGTCCGTTCAGCAAGAAAATAATCAAACGGCTTCAGGAATTAGCCATGTGTTACATGGATACAACAATAAGAAGATGGATACGAAAGATGGGATAGAAAATTCAGAAGCGACAGAGATGAGTTTAgtacaaaaacatgaaaaggaTTCATCCAAATCTGTAACAGACGAAGAGGTAGACTCCAACAGAGAAGTAGGTGATGTGCTTCATACAGTTGAGCATGCTGAAACTGAATCCAAAGATGGGGAAAACTGGGACGTGAAAGAAAAAGCTGGGAGTCTGGAGCACACCGATGTACCATCTTGTAAAGGGGATGAAACAATCATTTGTGTACGAGAAGAAATGGAAAAGGTGTCCGTTCAGCAAGAAAATAATCAAACGGCTTCAGGAATTAGCCATGTGTTACATGGATACAACAATAAGAAGATGGATACGAAAGATGGGATAGAAAATTCAGAAGCGACAGAGATTAGTTTAgtacaaaaacatgaaaagcaTTCATCCAAATCTGTAACAGACAAAGAGGTAGACTCCAACAGAGAAACAGTTGATGTGCTTCATACAGTTGAGCATGATGAAACTGAATCCAAAGATGGGGAAAACTGGGAAGTGAAACAAAAGCCATATCAAGAAGGCAATGTAAAACAGTCTCCAGAAGTGATTCATGCAAATGAGGATCCAACAAACGAAGAATTGGGTGTTGTGTGCAATGGAAATGTTTTGGAAAATGAGAATCAGTTACCTACAGAGGAGCTGAAAGCAGTTTCACCAGACAagactgaaaatgtaaatgacgATGTGGAAGTGATGAAAGCTGAAGATCACATTGGAAAAGAAGATCGACTTTGTGAGAAAGACAGTTGTGTTTCACCTGTGCAAACTGACAGGGATTTGAGTGAACAACCAGTACCTATGATGTTTGATGGCCCAGACTCGGTAAAGATGGATTGCATCACGGAAAGTAATCCAGAACCACCATTGGATGAGCAACCACCTCAAGCTGACAACAAAGAAGGTGCTTGCAATGCTTTGCAGTTAAGAAACCTGTGTGCAAACGGTAGTGCAAATGACCATGCCATTTCAGAAAAATGTACTCATGCTCCATCAAAAATGAATCCTTTTTCGGAAGAACCTGCAGTTGAGAATCGTTTAGAAAAGGATATTTATTTAGCAGATAAGGTACATTATCAGAAGCTAGAATTACCCATGTCTGATGACAACAAGTGCAAAGATGGGCCTATTCCCCAGACAAATGACAAAGTAATGCCAAACTTCAATtggagtggtgatgatgatgaagatctgGATACCAAATCAATTAAAGGAGAGCAAGAAGCTGATAACAcaactgaaaaaaatgtatttcatcatcAGGCTCATTCCCCTCAGTGTGAAGCTGAAGAGGAACTGACTAAAGAAACAGATCTCAAACAGATCGATAAAACAAATGAGGCATTGGAAAAGATCCATAGTATGGTTGTAATTCCCTTTATTGGAATAGACACCTCTGGGGAGGATACAGTACAACCACACGATTCACACTCACAAAGTAAGGTTGAAGAAGTTGTTCAAGACCAGGATGAAATACCATTCATCAGTGAAACTACCTCCCATGAAACTGACCTACCTACAGGAGTATGCAGTGAATCTAAAATGGACGCTCAGAAGGCAGAACTGTCTGTTGGCAAAATATTACTATCAGTTATTGATGTTAGTAATACGAACCATCCGGGAACTGAGTCTGACGACCAGTGCGCCACCCCTACTATGGATGAAAAACCATATGTGTACTTAACTTGCTCTGCTTCTCCTCTGACTCAGAAACGTCTTAGCAGAGGCTCAACATCCATGAAGGATGAGATGTCTCACAGGTCTACAGTTAACTGTGACGCTAACCCTCATCACAATCTTCATCCTGATCTTGAACTAAGAACTCTAAGAGTTCTACAAAGTATAGACAAGTTCCTCTCCAAATCAAGCCACAGTGACACATCCAGCCAGATAGAAACCGCTGATATGAAACGCACTCTTGATGAAACCGCTAAACCCAGAAGCAAGAACATCACATCTTGCTTTTCCCCAAGCCATACCTCATTTAACTCTAATGACAAGATAATGAGCAATACAGCACCAGCTGTGGTGTCGGCCTCTACTTCACAAGAAATTAACACAGAATCCGCAGATCCCTTTCCTCTATCCCCGTTCAAAAGTAAATTAGAGGAAGTACTTGGTGTTAAGTTGCTGCTACTGAAAACTGAATCATCAGTTCAAGACTACTTTGAAAGAACAGATACGATACAGGAAACCTCCCCAGGGCAAGAATATGGTCAACCCTACATATCTGGTCCTTCTACTGAGAGTATGCAAGCTATCAACCTAAATGTTGACCAAGATATACATACAACTACAtcacagaaacatttaaatcaacAACCACGTTCATACAGTCAGCGTCCTGTCATGGCAGTGAAACCATGTCAGAGTGATGAAAATCAAGGCATCTCTATAGACAGACAAATTGAAAACGCTGTAATGTCACATTTCTCCAAAGATAAGCAGACTGAAACCCCTAAAGTCACATACACCATACCCACTACCATGCTCTTGgtgaaaaacacagaaagtcCCAAGAGAACTTCTGAAGGAGTAAATGAGGTCAAGCAAGAGGCCAGTGAGCTTTCTACAAAGAGCAGTTGGTTATCAAATGTTAGTGACAGTAAGTCACAAGACATTTCAAAACTTAACAAAATACCCTCATCTCTACCTGGGCAGTCTTTTAAATCGGCAAACGGTTCCTATAAATTCAATGATGGAAACCAAGGTTCAGTTGAGAAAGTTGGGCAAACAATTAAAAAGAGCATTCAGATGATTCAGAAAGACTGCTCTGATGCATCAACTTCACATGCAGATAAACATGATGGTGCCATAATAGATGACAGTCTTTTCCTGGGACCTCAAAGCTCACTCATTTGTACGGTCTATAACACCACCCGGAAGAGATCTCATTCTTTTCTGGAGCAGGTTTCTCAGAGGTGCATACAAGATGACCTCACCGAGGCGTCGATGGAGCAGGAGTGCCTTATCTTCTCAGAAAAAATGAAACATCTTCTGAAAAGGAGTAAAAGGGGACCACTCAGTCAACTAGACATGCATGACAAACTGAATTTGTCTTGCGCCAGTCCTGTAACTGTGCACTTTTGCAGTttagaggagcaggaggattcAGTGGAtcaattaaacacacatttgaacacACGGTCACTTGTTGGACAGAAAATCAAGGTGCACATGCCTGAGAGGAAAGACCtgactgagaaagaaaagactttGCGTCTTCAAAACATTTCTCCAGGAACAGGGAACCCAATGGAACATGCTGGAGTTTCTGGTGTGACTTCAGAGTGTGCCAGTATGTACAGGGCAATGATGACTGATGTTTGTGCTGTCAAAAAGGTACCATCTAGACCTCAGCACTTCAGAATGGATAGAGGTTACCCAAAGACTGAACCTGGTAACCATTTTGACTTCTATGATCAAATGAAGAAAGAGCTGGACAAAAGTTTTCGCAGTAACCTGAATTCAGTTGTGAAGAAGTCCTGTAAAACAAAGTACAGATTCTACATATTAGTGACGTCAGATGATGCCTTCTTTGAGGAAACCAAG